A portion of the Maniola hyperantus chromosome 24, iAphHyp1.2, whole genome shotgun sequence genome contains these proteins:
- the LOC117993545 gene encoding facilitated trehalose transporter Tret1-like, with amino-acid sequence MKFNLPTSLIRQYAVVITVNLGVVTTGMSLAWPSPVLVKLRNATETPLSRPITEDEGSWIVSGGLLISIFSVLLGGMLLDAIGRKNCFLLICLPKFLIAMLLIFATEVWMLILGRVIMSVADSFLFMVAPIYASEIASKEHRGSLGTFMQIFSSLGIVLTLSLGPFLSYTAFNIVLASAIAASTVPVLCMPESPCHLYSKGRTEEALAVLLQIRESEAIAKQELQEYQDSNKKADKIDKKQLFRNRTFLKSLSLGFLLFIGGQIIGYNAIQFYLQTILESTNTSVKPEIASVIIGVIQVLASFCTPLFLTKFGRRPILISSLSGVFFGMLGLGTFFKLTEAGDEITGILNFLPIISLILVVYCYSAGIGSLTWLVTAEVFDGASRALGVSITLMSSLVSMFVITKYFVFMTSALGPAVTYWFFSAMCVLVGTLIAIFLPETKGKTFHEIQRALGGESIQFKGKHDKERV; translated from the exons TGAATCTTGGAGTGGTTACGACAGGAATGAGCCTGGCGTGGCCGTCGCCAGTCCTCGTGAAGCTGCGCAACGCAACGGAGACCCCATTGTCCAGGCCGATCACGGAGGATGAGGGGTCTTGGATCGTCTCTGGGGGTCTCTTGATTTCTATATTCA GTGTCCTCTTAGGAGGAATGCTGCTGGATGCGATAGGAAGGAAGAACTGCTTCTTGCTGATCTGCTTGCCCAAGTTCCTGATAGCGATGCTGTTGATCTTCGCCACGGAAGTCTGGATGCTCATCCTGGGGCGAGTGATCATGAGTGTAGCTGACAGCTTTCTCTTCATGGTCGCACCTATTTATGCCTCTGAAATTGCTAGT AAAGAGCACCGCGGCTCGCTGGGCACGTTCATGCAGATCTTCTCATCTCTGGGCATCGTGCTGACGCTATCTCTGGGCCCCTTCCTCTCGTACACCGCCTTCAACATCGTGCTGGCGAGTGCTATAGCTGCCAGTACTGTACCAGTACTCTGTATGCCTGAGAGCCCCTGCCATCTCTATTCTAAAG GACGTACAGAAGAAGCGCTAGCAGTTCTATTACAGATCCGAGAATCCGAAGCGATAGCTAAACAAGAATTACAAGAATACCAAGACTCGAACAAGAAAGCCGATAAAATTGACAAGAAACAGTTGTTCAGGAACAGAACGTTTTTGAAATCCTTGTCTCTTGGATTCCTTCTTTTCATTGGAGGTCAAATTATCGGTTACAATGCTATACAGTTTTACCTCCAAACCATTTTGGAGTCGACCAATACTAGTGTGAAGCCAGAGATAGCTTCAGTTATCATTGGGGTAATACAGGTGCTCGCAAGTTTCTGTACGCCATTGTTTTTGACGAAGTTTGGGAGGCGGCCTATATTGATTTCGTCATTGTCTGGAGTGTTTTTCGGAATG CTTGGCCTGGGCACATTCTTCAAGCTCACTGAAGCTGGTGACGAGATCACAGGGATCCTAAATTTCCTTCCAATCATATCACTGATCCTGGTGGTATATTGCTATAGTGCTG GTATCGGGTCTTTAACCTGGTTAGTAACAGCAGAAGTCTTCGACGGAGCATCCCGAGCACTCGGAGTTTCAATTACTTTAATGTCCTCATTGGTATCAATGTTCGTAATTACTAAATACTTTGTGTTCATGACGTCCGCCCTAGGCCCCGCTGTGACGTATTGGTTCTTCAGTGCCATGTGTGTGTTAGTTGGTACTTTAATCGCTATATTCTTACCTGAGACTAAAGGGAAGACGTTTCATGAGATACAGAGAGCTTTGGGAGGAGAAAGCATTCAGTTTAAGGGGAAACATGACAAGGAACGAGTGTGA